In the Agrococcus sp. Marseille-Q4369 genome, one interval contains:
- a CDS encoding DUF805 domain-containing protein, whose product MTSTTTRTAGLPPVGQPLHGASFGQALKRFFQGYVHFSGRASRSEFWWAMLFTGLVSLVAQIPFWIAYVQLIVRTIELQERGVTASADQVAGPLGAMLGWLALLLVVGLALLLPTYAAMWRRLQDANFHGAFALLSIVGFGIVPLIMCILPSNPAGVQYDPVYRAMYGHGYAQPGQPNGQQLYGQ is encoded by the coding sequence GTGACGAGCACCACCACGCGCACCGCGGGCCTCCCGCCGGTCGGCCAGCCGCTGCACGGCGCCTCCTTCGGCCAGGCGCTCAAGCGCTTCTTCCAGGGCTACGTGCACTTCTCGGGCCGTGCGAGCCGCAGCGAGTTCTGGTGGGCGATGCTGTTCACGGGCCTCGTCTCGCTCGTCGCGCAGATCCCCTTCTGGATCGCGTACGTGCAGCTCATCGTCCGCACGATCGAGCTGCAGGAGCGCGGCGTGACCGCGAGCGCGGACCAGGTCGCGGGACCGCTCGGCGCGATGCTCGGCTGGCTCGCCCTCCTGCTCGTCGTCGGGCTTGCGCTGCTGCTGCCGACCTACGCGGCCATGTGGCGGCGGCTGCAGGACGCGAACTTCCACGGCGCGTTCGCGCTGCTGAGCATCGTCGGCTTCGGCATCGTGCCGCTCATCATGTGCATCCTGCCGTCCAACCCGGCGGGCGTGCAGTACGACCCGGTCTACCGGGCGATGTACGGGCACGGCTACGCCCAGCCCGGGCAGCCGAACGGACAGCAGCTGTACGGACAGTAG
- a CDS encoding enoyl-CoA hydratase-related protein, translating to MIELTIADDIAEVVLNAPAKRNALDPSALSELSDAYAEAERAGVRALVLRGEGKVFCAGRDISGVDPRTDDVEGFLHRQVQPLLQRMSAFPAPTFAAAHGAALGVGLGLLVATDVVYVAESTKVGSPFAALGATLDSGGHALLFERLGAHRTLDLIYSGRLMTGTEAVAAGLFSQVFPDDAVLEATRAAAAHAAQGPTLAYIASKELIRGLRDERLGLWQSMGGESAAQAALSQTADYREGFAAFQQKRTPTFTGRD from the coding sequence ATGATCGAGCTGACCATCGCCGACGACATCGCCGAGGTCGTGCTGAACGCGCCCGCGAAGCGCAACGCCCTCGACCCATCCGCGCTCTCGGAGCTCTCGGATGCGTACGCCGAGGCCGAGCGCGCGGGCGTGCGAGCGCTCGTCCTCCGCGGCGAGGGGAAGGTCTTCTGCGCCGGCCGCGACATCTCGGGCGTCGACCCGCGCACCGACGACGTCGAAGGGTTCCTGCACCGGCAGGTGCAGCCGCTGCTGCAGCGGATGTCGGCGTTCCCCGCGCCCACGTTCGCGGCCGCGCACGGCGCCGCGCTCGGCGTCGGCCTCGGCCTCCTCGTCGCGACCGACGTCGTCTACGTCGCCGAGTCGACGAAGGTCGGCAGCCCTTTCGCGGCGCTCGGCGCGACGCTCGACTCGGGCGGGCACGCGCTGCTCTTCGAGCGGCTCGGCGCGCACCGCACGCTCGACCTCATCTACTCCGGCCGGCTCATGACCGGCACCGAGGCGGTCGCCGCGGGCCTCTTCTCGCAGGTCTTCCCCGACGACGCCGTGCTCGAGGCGACGCGCGCGGCGGCCGCGCACGCCGCGCAGGGACCGACGCTCGCCTACATCGCCTCGAAGGAGCTCATCCGGGGCCTCCGCGACGAGCGGCTGGGCCTCTGGCAGTCGATGGGCGGCGAGAGCGCGGCGCAAGCGGCGCTCTCGCAGACGGCCGATTACCGCGAGGGCTTCGCGGCGTTCCAGCAGAAGCGCACCCCGACGTTCACCGGTCGCGACTGA
- a CDS encoding carbohydrate ABC transporter permease has translation MTIAPTVAPGAPLEPPTSTAPASRARRRRPRTRGQVWITVLLALASIFTVGPFVAVFILALSPAGEPTIPFQWPESLTLDNMAGVLGAQSFVRWTINSLVYSVVSVVVILLTASMAGYALAKKRFPGRDALMWSFLATLMVPVQATIIPMFVLVASLDGIDTFWGLIVPTLANSQAVFLMRQFIRELPDELFDAARIDGAGEWTTFWRIVLPLTKPVLATLGIFVFLWHWNDFLWPLIIAQSDEMRTLTVGLATLSSENVVLADLMAAAAISVIPCLLIFALLQRYLVNSIVASGIKG, from the coding sequence TTGACCATCGCGCCGACCGTCGCCCCGGGTGCGCCCCTCGAGCCGCCGACCTCCACCGCACCCGCGTCGAGGGCACGACGGCGCCGCCCGCGCACGCGCGGCCAGGTGTGGATCACGGTGCTGCTCGCGCTGGCCTCGATCTTCACCGTCGGCCCGTTCGTCGCCGTCTTCATCCTCGCGCTCAGCCCGGCGGGCGAGCCGACGATCCCGTTCCAGTGGCCCGAGTCCCTGACGCTCGACAACATGGCCGGCGTGCTGGGCGCGCAGAGCTTCGTCCGATGGACGATCAACTCGCTCGTCTACTCGGTCGTCTCCGTCGTCGTGATCCTGCTGACGGCATCGATGGCCGGCTATGCGCTCGCGAAGAAGCGGTTCCCAGGGCGCGACGCGCTCATGTGGTCGTTCCTCGCGACGCTCATGGTTCCAGTGCAGGCGACCATCATCCCTATGTTCGTGCTGGTCGCGTCGCTCGATGGCATCGACACCTTCTGGGGCCTCATCGTGCCGACGCTCGCGAACTCGCAAGCGGTCTTCCTGATGCGCCAGTTCATCCGCGAGCTCCCGGACGAGCTGTTCGACGCTGCGCGCATCGACGGCGCGGGCGAGTGGACCACCTTCTGGCGCATCGTCCTGCCGCTCACCAAGCCGGTGCTCGCGACCCTCGGCATCTTCGTGTTCCTGTGGCACTGGAACGACTTCCTCTGGCCGCTGATCATCGCTCAGTCCGACGAGATGCGCACGCTCACCGTCGGCCTCGCGACGCTCAGCTCTGAGAATGTCGTGCTCGCCGACCTGATGGCGGCGGCCGCGATCAGCGTCATCCCATGCCTGCTCATCTTCGCGCTCCTCCAGCGCTACCTGGTCAACAGCATCGTCGCCAGCGGGATCAAGGGCTGA
- a CDS encoding FAD-dependent oxidoreductase, giving the protein MSDRVAVIGAGVIGLSIAHQLAAEGRDVTVLADADPLETTSAVAGAVWFPYAAERSATVDAMLAVTLERFLAIAADHPAAGIDLRSGVIVERSPESDRSWTAWVDATEVDASELPVFRLPDGVTSLRTTVPLATMSLYLPWLRERCVGLGVRFERRAIDDVDALARAFDVAVVAAGVRSGSLLGDDASVVPIRGQVVRVENPGVTEFVIDDEDPAGLTYVLPRRDCLVLGGTHEAGATSLEPDPATEAAILERCARLVPAVAGQRIVSRGVGLRPGRERLRIEDVRGRALRTIAAYGHGGSGMTLSWGTAERVAALLA; this is encoded by the coding sequence ATGAGCGATCGTGTCGCGGTGATCGGCGCGGGCGTCATCGGCCTCTCGATCGCCCACCAGCTCGCGGCCGAGGGACGCGACGTGACGGTGCTCGCCGATGCCGACCCGCTCGAGACGACCTCCGCGGTCGCCGGCGCCGTCTGGTTCCCCTACGCGGCAGAGCGCTCGGCGACGGTCGACGCGATGCTCGCCGTTACCCTCGAGCGCTTCCTCGCGATCGCTGCCGATCACCCGGCGGCGGGCATCGACCTCCGCTCCGGCGTCATCGTCGAGCGCTCGCCCGAGAGCGACCGCTCCTGGACCGCCTGGGTCGACGCGACCGAGGTCGACGCATCCGAGCTTCCCGTGTTCCGGCTGCCCGATGGCGTGACGAGCCTCCGCACCACCGTCCCGCTCGCGACGATGTCGCTCTACCTGCCGTGGCTGCGCGAGCGCTGCGTCGGGCTCGGCGTGCGGTTCGAGCGGCGCGCGATCGACGACGTGGATGCGCTCGCGCGCGCCTTCGACGTCGCCGTCGTCGCCGCGGGGGTGCGGTCGGGCTCGCTGCTCGGCGACGATGCGAGCGTCGTGCCGATCCGCGGGCAGGTCGTGCGGGTCGAGAACCCCGGGGTGACGGAGTTCGTGATCGACGACGAGGACCCCGCGGGGCTCACGTACGTGCTGCCGCGCCGCGACTGCCTCGTGCTCGGCGGCACGCACGAGGCCGGGGCGACGTCGCTCGAGCCCGACCCCGCGACGGAGGCGGCGATCCTCGAGCGCTGCGCGCGGCTCGTGCCCGCCGTCGCGGGGCAGCGGATCGTGTCGCGCGGCGTCGGCCTGAGGCCGGGCCGGGAGCGGCTCCGCATCGAGGATGTGCGCGGCCGCGCGCTGCGCACCATCGCGGCCTACGGCCACGGCGGCTCAGGCATGACGCTCTCGTGGGGTACCGCTGAGCGCGTCGCGGCGCTGCTCGCGTGA
- a CDS encoding sugar ABC transporter substrate-binding protein, protein MDKRIALPAAATVALLALTACSGGGGTGGGASEGASGERSTVTVWMYPVIPDETASQEYWSGVEEDFEAENDTIDLEIELQPWDNRDEKIATALASGRGPDLVLLTADQTLNYYGTGGLQPLDDAIEPDAFYPQTIDAVTYDGSVYGYPIYQTSTTTAYNTELFEQAGIELPTTWDDVLAAAPVLAEQGVAVMDYSGSPNMTLNLSFYPLLWQAGGTVFTEDGTDVAFDSQEGVAALQFLMDLQEAGGLPADAATKANAIEGGPLGTGGAAMGYAVTLAEVRQMQTALGEETVAVGEPLTGEEQATFGTPGVLALTSISENPEAAGTVAQYIGSAEVSSALHQASGTYPVLVDAEVSSDDEDVAQFVAALEHARPGEVVPNARQVMAALSPHLQAALQGQVTAQEALAAAAAEARQVIERAP, encoded by the coding sequence GTGGACAAGAGAATCGCTCTTCCGGCCGCAGCGACCGTCGCGCTCCTCGCGCTGACCGCCTGCTCGGGCGGAGGCGGCACCGGCGGCGGCGCCAGCGAAGGCGCGAGCGGCGAGCGGTCGACCGTCACGGTGTGGATGTATCCCGTCATCCCCGACGAGACGGCCAGCCAGGAGTACTGGAGCGGAGTCGAGGAGGACTTCGAGGCTGAGAACGACACCATCGACCTCGAGATCGAGCTGCAGCCGTGGGACAACCGCGACGAGAAGATCGCGACGGCACTCGCCTCCGGCCGTGGGCCCGACCTCGTGCTGCTCACCGCCGATCAGACGCTCAACTACTACGGGACCGGCGGCCTGCAGCCCCTGGACGACGCGATCGAACCCGATGCCTTCTACCCCCAGACGATCGACGCCGTCACCTACGACGGCAGCGTCTACGGCTATCCGATCTACCAGACCTCGACGACCACGGCCTACAACACCGAGCTGTTCGAGCAGGCGGGCATCGAGCTGCCGACGACGTGGGACGACGTGCTCGCGGCAGCGCCGGTGCTCGCCGAGCAGGGCGTCGCGGTGATGGACTACTCGGGATCGCCGAACATGACGCTGAACCTCAGCTTCTACCCGCTGCTGTGGCAGGCCGGCGGTACCGTCTTCACCGAGGACGGCACCGATGTGGCGTTCGACAGCCAGGAGGGCGTCGCCGCCCTGCAGTTCCTGATGGACCTGCAGGAGGCTGGCGGACTGCCGGCCGACGCCGCGACGAAGGCGAACGCGATCGAGGGCGGCCCGCTCGGCACCGGCGGTGCGGCCATGGGCTACGCCGTCACGCTTGCCGAGGTCCGCCAGATGCAGACCGCGCTCGGCGAGGAGACGGTCGCGGTCGGCGAACCGCTCACCGGCGAGGAGCAAGCGACGTTCGGCACTCCGGGCGTGCTCGCGCTGACCTCGATCAGCGAGAACCCCGAAGCTGCGGGCACGGTCGCGCAGTACATCGGATCGGCAGAGGTCTCGAGCGCGCTGCACCAGGCGTCGGGCACCTACCCGGTGCTCGTCGACGCCGAGGTGTCGAGCGACGACGAGGACGTCGCGCAGTTCGTGGCGGCACTCGAGCACGCTCGCCCTGGCGAGGTGGTGCCGAACGCCCGCCAGGTCATGGCCGCGCTGAGCCCGCACCTCCAGGCTGCCCTGCAGGGCCAGGTCACGGCACAGGAGGCGCTCGCCGCCGCCGCCGCCGAGGCACGGCAGGTCATCGAGCGCGCCCCCTGA
- a CDS encoding sugar ABC transporter permease, producing the protein MTLTRHGSEAPETASGSPTHPARRRMPLHARLREPIVGVLFVLPMLVLFVIFRFVPSLGAAGMSFTDYRLSGEFDLVGVENYQRLLSDPIFHQSLTTTLLYAAIYVPMVFIVSMLTALLLHHVIWAKGFFRGALFLPYVTSFVLAGIIWVWVYQSDGLINGILQSFEQDPIPFLSGDQLMVLGSLSVVAAWRGFGYSMLILLAGLKNIPEELTEAAMIDGAGPVQRFFRITLPLLRPVVFFVVVIETIAAFQVFDTIYVMTGGGPARASYSLVFMLYDQGFRFFDFGYAATVGVALFVIVFVISLIQRRFLDRETS; encoded by the coding sequence ATGACGCTCACCAGGCACGGGTCCGAGGCGCCGGAGACCGCATCGGGCAGCCCGACGCATCCGGCCCGACGCAGGATGCCGCTGCACGCGCGCTTGCGCGAACCGATCGTCGGCGTCCTCTTCGTGCTGCCGATGCTCGTGCTGTTCGTGATCTTCCGCTTCGTGCCGTCACTCGGCGCCGCGGGGATGAGCTTCACCGACTATCGCCTCAGCGGCGAGTTCGACCTCGTCGGCGTCGAGAACTACCAGCGCCTGCTGAGCGACCCCATCTTCCACCAGAGCCTGACCACGACCCTGCTCTACGCCGCGATCTACGTGCCGATGGTGTTCATCGTCTCCATGCTGACCGCGCTGCTGCTGCATCACGTCATCTGGGCCAAGGGGTTCTTCCGCGGTGCCCTGTTCCTGCCGTACGTGACCTCGTTCGTGCTGGCCGGCATCATCTGGGTCTGGGTGTACCAGTCCGACGGACTCATCAACGGCATCCTGCAGTCGTTCGAGCAGGATCCGATCCCCTTCCTCTCGGGCGATCAGCTGATGGTGCTCGGCTCGCTCAGCGTCGTCGCCGCCTGGCGCGGCTTCGGCTACTCGATGCTCATCCTGCTCGCGGGGCTCAAGAACATCCCGGAGGAGCTCACGGAAGCCGCGATGATCGACGGGGCGGGGCCGGTGCAGCGCTTCTTCCGCATCACTTTGCCGCTGCTGCGCCCGGTGGTGTTCTTCGTCGTCGTCATCGAGACGATCGCCGCCTTCCAGGTGTTCGACACCATCTACGTCATGACCGGCGGCGGGCCGGCTCGCGCGAGCTACTCGCTCGTGTTCATGCTCTACGACCAGGGCTTCCGATTCTTCGACTTCGGCTACGCGGCCACTGTCGGGGTGGCGCTGTTCGTCATCGTCTTCGTCATCTCGCTCATCCAGCGGCGATTCCTCGATCGGGAGACCTCTTGA
- a CDS encoding methyltransferase domain-containing protein, whose amino-acid sequence MAALSARLAAVLDALPLRPGMRVLELGCGPGALARAIAERVGPEGFVLGVDRSMMAVQAAERQSDAGNLKFRVVNAEGFHLKAGEEPFDLVVAIRVGALDGRHPELEAAALERLRAATVPGASLFIDRGDPLEEIGLHSEPAPAA is encoded by the coding sequence ATGGCCGCTCTCTCCGCCCGGCTCGCCGCGGTGCTCGACGCGCTGCCGCTGCGCCCCGGCATGCGCGTGCTCGAGCTCGGCTGCGGCCCCGGCGCGCTCGCGCGCGCGATCGCGGAGCGCGTCGGGCCCGAGGGCTTCGTGCTCGGCGTCGACCGCTCGATGATGGCGGTGCAGGCGGCCGAGCGGCAGTCCGACGCCGGCAACCTCAAGTTCCGGGTCGTGAACGCGGAGGGCTTCCACCTCAAGGCGGGGGAGGAGCCGTTCGATCTCGTCGTCGCGATCCGCGTCGGCGCGCTCGACGGGCGCCACCCCGAGCTCGAAGCCGCGGCGCTGGAGCGGCTCCGCGCGGCGACGGTGCCCGGCGCATCCCTCTTCATCGACCGCGGCGACCCGCTCGAGGAGATCGGGCTCCACAGCGAGCCCGCTCCGGCCGCGTGA
- a CDS encoding amidohydrolase family protein, giving the protein MRVIDAHRVLGARPTGLESGSAEELLDDLDRLSIASAGVTPSWMLHADPRAADEFELARRRTFDDELRAADGRLTPVPVIIPALAGAGWPASPDDVVAPMVRVCPERHRFEMLGPTALAWWEALATRGVPIALDASECGLGAVAALASRLPQLSVLVLSPGYRELRRIVELLEHAPRLRVETGTLVGAGALEWLARAVGAHRLAFGTGAPAWDAAGPRFQLDHLELPARDVERIASGTWLELVGDPG; this is encoded by the coding sequence GTGCGGGTCATCGACGCGCACCGCGTGCTCGGCGCGCGCCCCACGGGGCTCGAGAGCGGCAGCGCCGAGGAGCTGCTGGACGACCTCGACCGGCTCTCGATCGCGTCGGCGGGGGTCACGCCGAGCTGGATGCTGCATGCAGACCCGCGGGCGGCGGACGAGTTCGAGCTCGCGCGCCGGCGCACCTTCGACGACGAGCTGAGGGCAGCAGATGGGCGACTCACCCCGGTGCCCGTGATCATCCCTGCGCTCGCCGGTGCCGGCTGGCCGGCGTCACCGGATGACGTCGTCGCGCCGATGGTGCGCGTGTGCCCAGAGCGTCACCGCTTCGAGATGCTCGGGCCGACCGCGCTCGCCTGGTGGGAGGCGCTCGCGACGCGCGGCGTGCCGATCGCGCTCGATGCATCGGAGTGCGGGCTCGGGGCCGTCGCGGCGCTCGCGTCGCGGCTGCCGCAGCTGTCGGTGCTCGTGCTCTCCCCCGGCTACCGAGAGCTGCGCAGGATCGTCGAGCTGCTCGAGCACGCGCCTCGGCTGCGTGTCGAGACCGGCACGCTCGTCGGCGCGGGCGCGCTCGAGTGGCTCGCGAGGGCCGTGGGCGCGCACAGGCTGGCGTTCGGCACCGGCGCCCCGGCGTGGGATGCGGCCGGTCCCCGATTCCAGCTCGACCACCTCGAGCTGCCGGCCCGCGACGTCGAGCGCATCGCGAGCGGCACCTGGCTCGAGCTCGTGGGGGATCCCGGATGA
- a CDS encoding ATP-dependent Clp protease ATP-binding subunit: MAAIYGPTYGFGGDGSFDDFIARILQGQRVPAQRSIDLSRLVSRRMSSVMASAVEYAREHRHAEVDALHLLHALLELPQVGATVAGVGVDTDALRTTVEERMPADGDRETPTPPSLTASAQRALRDAYQIARANGSSYIDPEHLFFAFIVAGDSAVGALLQEAGITPDALQRAAAQAQRDAIEAQQARPSKAVDPSSTTPTLDEFGTDLTERARAGELDPVIGRADEIEQTIEILSRRTKNNPVLIGEAGVGKTAIVEGLARAIVEGETEAGTVPKSLLGKRVVALDMTAMVAGTRYRGDFEERITKAMEEISAHKDELIVFIDELHSILGAGGGGEGGMDAANILKPRLARGELHMIGATTLAEFRRIEKDAALTRRFQPVLVAEPSVEDAVRILEGLAPAYAEHHRVTYTPEAIRAAVELSHRYISDRFLPDKAIDLIDQAGARLRLRLGTKVDVDALVKEREHLEDEKRQAVEAEEFEEATRIRDRIAAIQAAIDSGSGEDGTVDEEEIAEVVARATGIPASRLTEGDRERLARLEQELHERVVGQTDAVSAIAKAVRRSRSGLGDASRPIGSFLFLGPTGVGKTELAKALASSLFGSEGALVRFDMSEFGERHTVARLIGAPPGYVGYDEAGQLTEKVRRQPYSVVLLDEIEKAHPDVFNLLLQVLEDGRLTDGQGRTVDFRNTVVIMTSNLGSEFLASKAGPIGFQAGDGTGSSDELRAKVMGKLREQMRPELINRIDEIVLFQKLEPEELRQIVTLLLDRVRERLAAQELELEVTDAALGWLAEHGYEPEFGARPLRRLIQREVEDRVADLIVGGLERGTVRVDVEGDGLAVTAD, encoded by the coding sequence ATGGCCGCGATCTACGGGCCGACCTACGGGTTCGGCGGCGACGGGTCCTTCGATGACTTCATCGCGCGGATCCTGCAAGGACAGCGCGTCCCGGCGCAGCGCTCGATCGACCTCTCGCGCCTCGTCTCGCGGCGCATGAGCTCGGTCATGGCGAGCGCCGTCGAGTACGCGCGCGAGCACCGCCACGCCGAGGTCGATGCGCTGCACCTGCTGCACGCGCTCCTCGAGCTGCCGCAGGTCGGCGCGACCGTCGCGGGCGTCGGCGTCGACACGGATGCGCTGCGCACGACGGTCGAGGAGCGGATGCCGGCCGACGGGGATCGTGAGACGCCCACTCCGCCGTCGCTCACCGCATCCGCCCAACGCGCACTGCGCGACGCCTACCAGATCGCGCGCGCCAACGGCTCGAGCTACATCGACCCCGAGCACCTCTTCTTCGCCTTCATCGTCGCGGGCGACAGCGCCGTCGGCGCGCTCCTGCAGGAGGCGGGCATCACGCCCGATGCGCTGCAGCGCGCCGCCGCGCAGGCGCAGCGCGACGCGATCGAGGCGCAGCAGGCGCGGCCGTCGAAGGCGGTCGACCCGAGCTCGACCACGCCGACGCTCGACGAGTTCGGCACCGACCTCACGGAGCGCGCCCGCGCGGGCGAGCTCGACCCCGTGATCGGTCGCGCCGACGAGATCGAGCAGACGATCGAGATCCTCTCGCGCCGCACGAAGAACAACCCCGTGCTCATCGGCGAGGCGGGCGTCGGCAAGACGGCGATCGTCGAGGGGCTCGCGCGCGCGATCGTCGAGGGCGAGACCGAGGCCGGCACCGTGCCGAAGTCGCTGCTCGGCAAGCGCGTCGTCGCGCTCGACATGACCGCGATGGTCGCCGGCACGCGCTACCGCGGCGACTTCGAGGAGCGCATCACGAAGGCGATGGAGGAGATCAGCGCGCACAAGGACGAGCTCATCGTCTTCATCGACGAGCTGCACTCGATCCTCGGCGCGGGCGGCGGCGGTGAGGGCGGCATGGACGCCGCGAACATCCTGAAGCCCCGCCTCGCGCGCGGCGAGCTGCACATGATCGGCGCGACGACCCTCGCGGAGTTCCGCCGCATCGAGAAGGACGCGGCGCTCACCCGCCGCTTCCAGCCCGTGCTCGTCGCCGAGCCGAGCGTCGAGGACGCCGTGCGGATCCTCGAGGGGCTCGCGCCCGCCTACGCGGAGCACCACCGCGTGACGTACACACCCGAGGCGATCCGCGCCGCGGTCGAGCTCTCGCACCGCTACATCAGCGACCGCTTCCTGCCCGACAAGGCGATCGACCTCATCGACCAGGCGGGCGCGCGGCTGCGGCTGCGGCTCGGCACGAAGGTCGACGTGGATGCGCTCGTCAAGGAGCGCGAGCACCTCGAGGACGAGAAGCGGCAGGCCGTCGAGGCCGAGGAGTTCGAGGAGGCGACCCGCATCCGCGACCGCATCGCGGCGATCCAGGCCGCGATCGACTCCGGCTCGGGCGAGGACGGCACGGTCGACGAGGAGGAGATCGCCGAGGTCGTCGCGCGAGCGACGGGCATCCCCGCGTCGCGGCTCACCGAGGGCGACCGCGAGCGGCTCGCCCGCCTCGAGCAGGAGCTGCACGAGCGGGTCGTCGGGCAGACGGATGCGGTGAGCGCGATCGCGAAGGCCGTCCGCCGGTCGCGCTCGGGGCTCGGCGACGCGTCGCGGCCCATCGGCTCGTTCCTCTTCCTCGGCCCCACGGGCGTCGGCAAGACCGAGCTCGCGAAGGCGCTCGCGTCGAGCCTGTTCGGCTCGGAGGGCGCGCTCGTGCGCTTCGACATGTCGGAGTTCGGCGAGCGGCACACGGTCGCGCGCCTCATCGGCGCCCCTCCCGGGTACGTCGGCTACGACGAGGCGGGCCAGCTCACCGAGAAGGTGCGGCGCCAGCCCTACTCGGTCGTGCTGCTCGACGAGATCGAGAAGGCGCATCCGGATGTCTTCAACCTGCTGCTGCAGGTGCTCGAGGACGGCCGGCTCACCGACGGCCAGGGTCGCACGGTCGACTTCCGCAACACGGTCGTCATCATGACCTCCAACCTCGGCAGCGAGTTCCTCGCGTCGAAGGCCGGCCCGATCGGCTTCCAGGCCGGCGACGGCACGGGTTCGAGCGACGAGCTGCGCGCGAAGGTCATGGGCAAGCTGCGCGAGCAGATGCGGCCGGAGCTCATCAACCGCATCGACGAGATCGTGCTGTTCCAGAAGCTCGAGCCGGAGGAGCTGCGGCAGATCGTGACGCTGCTGCTCGATCGCGTGCGCGAGCGGCTCGCGGCGCAGGAGCTCGAGCTCGAGGTGACGGATGCGGCCCTCGGCTGGCTCGCGGAGCACGGGTACGAGCCCGAGTTCGGTGCGCGGCCGCTGCGCCGGCTCATCCAGCGCGAGGTCGAGGACCGCGTCGCCGACCTCATCGTCGGCGGCCTCGAGCGCGGCACGGTGCGGGTCGATGTCGAGGGCGACGGACTGGCGGTGACCGCGGACTGA
- a CDS encoding maleylpyruvate isomerase family mycothiol-dependent enzyme: MDHVSALADLQGQFLETARRADPATPVPWLGRWTVEKLVVHLARIHHWAAGQARRQQETPLGRGPFDAPALYAECAAELRETLADLDPAAPAWTLLDDGGPRDERTGPQPGSTVRFWHRRQAHETLVHLWDLRAAIGEDVAAPPERWLDCLHEVVTVMHPRQVRLERVAPPSAAIAFRPEGAGASLALAGAPEGAEAVTIAGSSKSLALLAWGRLPLDAPGIGLRGDRSLAAAVLGQGLTP; this comes from the coding sequence ATGGACCACGTGAGCGCCCTCGCCGACCTGCAGGGGCAGTTCCTCGAGACGGCGCGGCGCGCGGATCCCGCGACGCCGGTGCCGTGGCTCGGCCGGTGGACGGTGGAGAAGCTCGTCGTCCACCTCGCGCGCATCCACCACTGGGCCGCGGGCCAGGCGCGGCGACAGCAGGAGACCCCGCTCGGCCGCGGCCCCTTCGACGCGCCCGCGCTCTACGCCGAGTGCGCGGCGGAGCTGCGCGAGACGCTTGCCGACCTCGACCCCGCCGCGCCGGCGTGGACGCTCCTCGACGACGGGGGGCCGCGCGACGAGCGCACCGGGCCGCAGCCCGGCAGCACCGTGCGGTTCTGGCACCGCCGGCAGGCGCACGAGACGCTCGTGCACCTCTGGGACCTGCGCGCCGCGATCGGCGAGGACGTCGCGGCGCCGCCGGAGCGCTGGCTCGACTGCCTGCACGAGGTCGTGACCGTCATGCATCCCCGGCAGGTGCGCCTCGAGCGCGTCGCGCCGCCCTCGGCGGCGATCGCCTTCCGACCCGAGGGCGCGGGGGCATCCCTCGCGCTCGCGGGAGCGCCCGAGGGCGCCGAGGCGGTCACGATCGCCGGGTCGTCGAAGTCGCTCGCGCTGCTCGCGTGGGGCCGCCTCCCGCTCGACGCACCGGGCATCGGCCTGCGCGGCGACCGCTCGCTCGCCGCGGCCGTGCTCGGGCAAGGGCTCACGCCGTAG